A window of Myxococcales bacterium contains these coding sequences:
- a CDS encoding HAMP domain-containing protein — translation MMSLADNNMTEEARKLAQSPDYVQLSEAISDFTTTLANTARSHSRDEFSRLIDVSVAAQETRQNLETVLVVTSVSVGVILCTSIIIGALVARSIARPLAVLREGAVAIGKGNLEYRIGLHRRDEIGVLSDAFDGMAAKLCASREELASGQRRLETHVHELARSNQELEEFAYVASHDLKAPLRAINSLSQWIEEDLGELLEGQPRENMQLLRARVSRLGRLLDDLLTYSRMGRSNRDRDRRYRHLGQKHYRYG, via the coding sequence ATGATGAGTCTGGCAGACAACAACATGACTGAAGAGGCCAGGAAGTTGGCTCAGTCTCCAGATTACGTTCAGTTGAGCGAGGCAATCTCAGACTTCACGACAACACTTGCCAACACGGCGCGTTCCCATTCAAGAGACGAATTCAGCAGATTGATCGACGTATCAGTTGCGGCTCAGGAAACCCGCCAGAATCTCGAAACCGTCTTAGTGGTGACTTCAGTATCCGTGGGCGTGATCCTCTGCACGAGCATCATTATCGGAGCCCTCGTCGCCCGTTCGATCGCTCGGCCGCTCGCAGTCCTGAGGGAGGGTGCAGTGGCCATTGGCAAGGGAAACCTCGAATACAGAATCGGGTTGCACCGAAGAGATGAAATCGGCGTACTTTCGGACGCCTTCGACGGTATGGCCGCGAAGCTCTGCGCGTCGCGGGAAGAGCTGGCCTCCGGCCAACGGAGGCTGGAGACTCACGTACACGAGTTGGCCCGGTCCAACCAGGAACTCGAAGAGTTTGCCTATGTTGCTTCGCACGATCTGAAGGCCCCCTTGCGCGCGATCAACAGCCTGTCCCAGTGGATTGAAGAAGACCTGGGTGAATTGCTTGAAGGGCAGCCCCGCGAGAACATGCAGCTGCTTCGAGCAAGGGTGTCCCGACTGGGGCGACTCCTGGACGATCTTTTGACCTATTCGCGTATGGGACGGTCGAACCGAGACCGAGACCGTAGATACAGGCACCTTGGTCAGAAGCATTATCGATATGGTTGA
- a CDS encoding Gfo/Idh/MocA family oxidoreductase, whose product MNELQIVVVGAGHMGRRHAQKVVALKDVGEPVRLVGVVDIVEHRAEDLGRKLGVPYAVDATAFLSHADAAIVAVSTLEHYKIVNQALLADCDVLVEKPIAATLDEGERLIELAEQRGRVMQVGHLEWFNNAMRVVRDRIHRPRFIEVHRLGPYSPRAADIDVVRDLMIHDLEILHRLVGEEPERIESIGIPVLSKGIDIANARLTFPGGCVANLTASRVSHTPMRRLRFFQSDGYFSIDFLEQSTIVIRREVPYDDAPPQLKIEKLEVDLGDALLDQLQHFIEAVRTRSKPAVDGADGLGALRTAVRINDAMPDFESEFEA is encoded by the coding sequence GTGAACGAACTACAGATCGTCGTGGTGGGTGCGGGCCATATGGGCCGGCGACACGCGCAAAAAGTCGTGGCCCTGAAAGACGTCGGTGAACCGGTCCGCCTCGTGGGGGTCGTCGACATCGTCGAACACAGAGCCGAGGATCTCGGTAGAAAGCTAGGTGTGCCCTATGCAGTCGATGCGACCGCGTTTCTCTCGCATGCAGACGCTGCGATCGTCGCGGTCTCGACACTCGAACACTACAAAATTGTAAACCAGGCACTGCTCGCCGACTGCGATGTGCTGGTCGAGAAACCCATCGCAGCCACCCTCGATGAAGGGGAGCGGCTGATCGAACTCGCTGAACAGCGAGGACGTGTGATGCAGGTGGGTCACCTCGAATGGTTCAACAACGCCATGCGGGTGGTTCGCGATCGCATCCACCGGCCGCGTTTCATCGAAGTCCATCGCCTGGGACCGTATTCTCCGCGCGCTGCCGATATCGATGTCGTGCGTGACCTGATGATTCACGATCTCGAAATATTGCATCGTCTCGTCGGGGAAGAACCCGAACGCATCGAATCGATCGGAATTCCGGTGTTGTCGAAAGGAATTGATATTGCCAATGCCCGACTCACGTTTCCAGGCGGCTGCGTGGCGAACCTTACCGCGAGCCGGGTCTCGCACACGCCGATGCGCCGTCTGCGCTTCTTTCAGAGCGACGGTTATTTTTCGATCGACTTCCTCGAACAGAGCACCATCGTGATTCGGCGAGAGGTCCCCTACGACGATGCTCCGCCCCAGCTCAAGATCGAAAAGCTCGAGGTGGATCTCGGCGATGCGCTGCTCGATCAACTGCAGCACTTCATCGAAGCCGTGCGAACCCGCAGCAAGCCCGCGGTGGATGGCGCCGACGGTCTAGGGGCGCTGCGAACGGCGGTGCGCATCAACGATGCGATGCCCGACTTCGAGAGCGAATTCGAAGCATGA
- the lpxI gene encoding UDP-2,3-diacylglucosamine diphosphatase LpxI (LpxI, functionally equivalent to LpxH, replaces it in LPS biosynthesis in a minority of bacteria.), whose amino-acid sequence MSDGSQSCLGLIAGDGRLPFEVARSARAEGRRVCVVGYPGITDPGLEKEVDSFTWLSLGQFTKLLDEFSRQRVREAVMAGKVSKLHLYRGSKTLQPDRRALDLFDGIDDLRDDSILAAIARALGEEGVELLPQLQFCPNLVAQPGILGRIAPSRAQFDDIAFAWPIAKALGEFDVGQSVVVESRAVLAVEAIEGTDAAVRRGGALGSGGASLVKVAKPAQDLRFDLPTIGPETLRVMLEARVTALAFEAHCTIILDREELLRNADANGVPVVAIGPEGPTDIANSNLIDS is encoded by the coding sequence GTGTCCGATGGGAGTCAGTCATGCCTCGGATTGATCGCCGGAGACGGCAGACTTCCATTTGAGGTGGCCCGCTCGGCGCGCGCGGAGGGTCGCCGTGTTTGTGTCGTCGGCTATCCGGGAATCACCGACCCCGGCCTCGAGAAGGAGGTAGATTCGTTTACCTGGCTGAGCCTCGGACAGTTCACAAAGTTGTTGGACGAATTCTCTCGGCAGCGGGTGCGCGAAGCCGTGATGGCTGGAAAGGTGTCGAAGCTGCACCTCTATCGCGGGAGCAAGACCCTGCAGCCGGATCGACGTGCCCTCGATTTGTTCGACGGAATCGACGACTTGCGAGACGACTCGATTCTCGCAGCCATTGCGCGCGCGCTGGGCGAAGAGGGTGTAGAGCTGCTTCCCCAACTTCAATTCTGCCCGAATCTGGTTGCCCAACCAGGCATATTGGGTCGAATCGCACCCAGTCGCGCCCAGTTCGATGACATCGCATTCGCCTGGCCGATTGCGAAGGCGTTGGGCGAGTTCGACGTCGGTCAGTCTGTGGTGGTCGAGTCTCGTGCCGTGCTGGCCGTCGAGGCGATCGAGGGAACTGACGCGGCGGTGCGGCGGGGAGGTGCTCTGGGCAGTGGAGGGGCCAGCCTGGTCAAGGTCGCAAAGCCCGCACAGGACCTGCGCTTCGATCTGCCCACCATCGGGCCCGAAACATTGCGAGTCATGCTCGAAGCCAGGGTGACGGCCTTGGCCTTTGAGGCTCACTGCACGATTATTCTCGATCGTGAAGAGTTGCTGAGGAATGCCGATGCAAATGGAGTCCCCGTCGTCGCGATCGGTCCCGAAGGACCGACAGACATCGCGAACTCCAACCTGATTGACAGCTGA
- the metG gene encoding methionine--tRNA ligase — protein MSQRQILATSALPYVNGNVHLGHLVEYLYSDIWVQFQRLCGHDIRFFCADDTHGTATMIRAREEGIEPEAILADMSEAHQADLAAFGVRFDHYGSTHAPSNQALVNEFWAALRAAGHVVERDVTQLFDTEAGVFLADRFVKGDCPRCQAPEQYGDNCDACGAAYSPEELTNPVSTLSGSVPETRTAKHLFIVLSRLQDFLTEWTQNGNHVQPEIANWLKGSFLTEPLRDWDISRPAPYFGFEIPDAPGHYFYVWVDAPIGYISATQDWCEANGHDLDHWWKNDDCEIHHFIGKDIAYFHTLFWPAMLSTAGYNLPEKVHVHGFLTVNGEKMSKSKGTFILARTYLEHLSPDYLRYYFASKLSRTVQDIDLNFDEFSAKVNSDLVGKVVNLASRTARFVEGKTLCPYPDDGGLFADAAKLGVEIAECYETCDYGKALRNIMALADRANEYVESKAPWVLRKDPEKADELLEVCTVALNLFRQITIYLCPVLPNLAERATALLGAKPARWQDASTPVAGSVVAPFEHLMRRVDPERVAAMIEASRETTDS, from the coding sequence ATGAGTCAACGTCAGATCCTCGCCACCAGCGCCCTCCCCTACGTGAATGGGAACGTCCATCTGGGTCATCTCGTGGAGTACTTGTACTCCGACATCTGGGTGCAGTTCCAACGTCTCTGCGGTCACGACATCCGGTTCTTTTGCGCGGACGACACCCACGGCACTGCAACCATGATTCGCGCCCGGGAAGAAGGAATCGAACCCGAGGCCATCCTCGCCGACATGAGTGAGGCGCACCAGGCCGACCTGGCCGCGTTCGGCGTTCGCTTCGACCACTACGGCAGCACCCACGCTCCTTCGAATCAAGCTCTGGTCAACGAATTCTGGGCGGCGCTGCGTGCGGCCGGCCATGTTGTCGAGCGAGACGTCACTCAATTGTTCGACACCGAGGCCGGCGTGTTCCTGGCGGATCGCTTCGTCAAAGGCGACTGCCCGCGCTGCCAGGCCCCGGAACAGTACGGCGACAATTGCGACGCATGCGGTGCCGCCTACTCCCCCGAGGAACTCACGAACCCCGTCAGCACGCTGAGTGGAAGCGTGCCCGAAACCCGCACCGCCAAGCACCTGTTCATCGTGCTGAGCCGGCTGCAAGACTTCTTGACCGAGTGGACCCAGAACGGCAACCACGTACAACCCGAGATTGCCAACTGGCTCAAAGGCAGTTTCCTCACCGAGCCCCTGCGCGACTGGGACATCAGTCGACCCGCTCCCTACTTCGGTTTCGAAATCCCCGACGCTCCGGGCCACTACTTTTACGTCTGGGTCGACGCACCGATCGGGTACATCAGTGCCACCCAGGACTGGTGTGAAGCGAATGGACACGATCTCGATCATTGGTGGAAGAATGACGACTGCGAGATCCACCATTTCATCGGCAAGGACATCGCCTACTTCCACACCCTGTTCTGGCCGGCAATGCTTTCGACGGCCGGTTACAACCTGCCCGAGAAAGTCCACGTACACGGCTTTCTGACCGTGAACGGAGAAAAGATGAGCAAGAGCAAGGGCACCTTCATCCTTGCTCGCACTTATCTCGAGCACCTGTCTCCCGACTACCTGCGGTACTACTTCGCGAGCAAGCTCTCACGCACGGTGCAGGATATCGATCTCAACTTTGACGAGTTCAGCGCCAAAGTGAATTCCGATCTGGTGGGCAAGGTGGTGAACCTCGCCAGCCGCACCGCGCGCTTTGTCGAGGGCAAAACGCTCTGTCCCTATCCGGACGACGGCGGGTTGTTCGCCGACGCTGCAAAGCTCGGGGTCGAGATTGCCGAATGCTACGAAACCTGTGACTACGGCAAGGCACTGCGCAACATCATGGCGCTTGCCGATCGGGCCAACGAATACGTGGAGTCGAAGGCTCCGTGGGTTTTGCGCAAAGATCCGGAGAAGGCCGACGAGTTGCTCGAAGTCTGCACCGTGGCCCTGAACCTGTTTCGCCAGATCACGATCTACCTGTGCCCGGTGTTGCCGAATCTCGCCGAACGCGCGACTGCGTTGTTGGGGGCAAAACCGGCCCGCTGGCAAGACGCCAGCACTCCGGTCGCCGGGTCCGTGGTCGCTCCGTTCGAGCATCTGATGCGCAGGGTAGATCCCGAGCGCGTTGCGGCCATGATCGAAGCCAGCCGGGAAACGACGGACAGCTAA
- a CDS encoding response regulator → MNGTEATILLVEDDEVDLQGMRRAFVRANITNPIEVAKDGIDALAKLRGEGGHKPVARPYITVLDLNLPRMNGIEFLEELRRDEKLKSSIVFFFTTSSSDEDRTKAYEKKFAGYMVKSNSGNGYARAATLFEHYLRAVELP, encoded by the coding sequence ATGAATGGAACTGAAGCCACGATCTTGTTGGTCGAGGACGACGAGGTCGATCTGCAGGGCATGAGACGGGCTTTTGTTAGAGCCAATATCACCAATCCAATCGAGGTGGCCAAGGACGGCATCGATGCACTGGCGAAACTTCGCGGCGAAGGAGGACACAAGCCAGTCGCTCGGCCGTACATCACTGTGTTGGATCTGAATCTACCGCGAATGAACGGGATCGAATTTCTCGAAGAGCTTCGCCGGGACGAAAAACTCAAGTCGTCTATCGTCTTTTTCTTTACGACTTCTTCCAGCGATGAGGATCGCACAAAGGCCTACGAAAAGAAATTCGCCGGCTATATGGTCAAATCAAATAGCGGCAACGGTTACGCCAGGGCTGCGACCTTGTTTGAGCACTACTTGCGAGCGGTGGAGTTGCCGTAG
- a CDS encoding sensor histidine kinase gives MVIDISDEMTGLETNRGPLEHVFGNLITNAIVHHDRDTGRMKISAQNRGAFYEFSVKDDGPGIPPELHDKAFRMFQTLRPRDEQEGSGIGLAIVKRLVEQNGGKVRIDSRSGSRGTAVLFEWPTPPPRIVEFDRTSHITPDIPQARYEGSRHEWN, from the coding sequence ATGGTGATTGACATCTCAGACGAGATGACCGGGCTCGAAACGAACCGCGGGCCGCTGGAACACGTATTTGGAAATCTGATCACGAACGCGATTGTGCATCACGATCGGGACACGGGGCGAATGAAGATCTCCGCGCAAAATCGGGGAGCCTTCTACGAATTCTCAGTGAAGGACGACGGGCCGGGAATTCCACCCGAACTGCACGACAAGGCCTTTCGGATGTTCCAGACCCTCCGCCCACGCGACGAACAAGAAGGCAGCGGCATTGGCCTGGCAATCGTCAAGCGGTTGGTCGAACAAAACGGAGGTAAGGTCCGGATCGACTCGCGGTCCGGTTCACGGGGGACCGCAGTACTGTTCGAATGGCCAACCCCCCCCCCGCGGATTGTCGAATTTGACCGCACCAGTCATATAACGCCTGACATCCCTCAGGCCAGATACGAAGGGAGCCGCCATGAATGGAACTGA
- the lpxA gene encoding acyl-ACP--UDP-N-acetylglucosamine O-acyltransferase, with protein sequence MSRIGSGARIHPSAVVEPGANLADGVEVGPLATIGPEVELAEGVRIGPHVAILGRTRIGARSEVHPFACLGGPPQDHDFAGETTSLEIGEDNVIREHVTIHVGTEAGGGCTRIGDDNLIMNSAHIAHDCRVGSHCVVASFSGLAGHVSVDDYAVLGAYTGVHQYSRVGESVMTASNTKLSLDASPFSIVAGDRAHWIGVNYVGLKRRGVSRERQQQIKRAYTILFQSQLSLTQALKSVREELKEVPDVERLVSFLETSGRGFCR encoded by the coding sequence ATGTCTCGTATCGGTTCCGGGGCTCGAATTCATCCCAGCGCAGTCGTGGAGCCGGGTGCAAACCTCGCCGACGGCGTCGAGGTCGGTCCGCTGGCGACGATCGGTCCCGAGGTCGAATTGGCTGAAGGCGTCAGGATCGGCCCGCACGTCGCGATTCTGGGACGTACCCGCATTGGAGCGCGCAGCGAGGTGCATCCATTCGCCTGTCTCGGCGGGCCGCCCCAGGACCATGACTTCGCCGGCGAGACGACGAGTCTCGAGATCGGCGAAGACAATGTCATCCGTGAACACGTGACCATTCACGTAGGCACAGAGGCCGGGGGAGGTTGTACGCGCATTGGCGATGACAACCTGATCATGAACTCCGCGCACATTGCGCACGACTGTCGCGTGGGATCCCATTGCGTCGTGGCGAGTTTTTCCGGGCTCGCGGGTCATGTCAGTGTCGACGACTACGCGGTGCTCGGAGCCTATACCGGGGTGCACCAGTACTCGCGCGTGGGCGAATCGGTGATGACCGCCTCCAACACGAAGCTCTCACTCGATGCATCGCCGTTTTCGATCGTGGCTGGGGATCGGGCTCATTGGATCGGCGTCAACTATGTCGGGCTCAAGCGACGCGGCGTCTCGCGTGAAAGACAGCAGCAGATCAAGCGTGCCTATACCATTCTTTTTCAATCGCAGTTGAGTCTCACTCAGGCTCTCAAGAGCGTGCGCGAGGAACTCAAGGAAGTACCGGACGTAGAACGCCTGGTGAGTTTTCTTGAAACCAGTGGTCGCGGATTTTGTCGCTAG
- a CDS encoding response regulator gives MTQPATILLVEDDIIDQAVIRRAVEKELPEFQWATADSLHSARAYLASHPVDLAVVDLSLGDGYGGDLLSDSFDTPMIILTGTGDEEHAVSVMRDGAFDYVVKDICLEYLKRLPGTITAAIASHQRRKAEMAQREEMSHFVSTAAHDLRSPLAAVQLCLEIAAEQLREDPAEAEQVLTRGRKTVGKMADFLSRLLAYCGLSEGDLSREPVALNEIVAEVLEELVPFEGRRLSLGVGPLPTVQGDPIRLREVFQNLLENALKFTPERDANISVYSEDLGNEWEISVKDNGPGIDPEIVKDVFRPMVRRNSEHAPAGYGLGLAVCKRVVELHHGTIDLESILGEGTTFRIRLPKNS, from the coding sequence GTGACGCAACCTGCGACCATTCTTTTGGTCGAAGACGACATCATCGATCAAGCAGTCATTCGCAGAGCCGTCGAGAAAGAATTACCAGAATTCCAGTGGGCGACGGCCGATTCACTGCATTCGGCCCGTGCCTATCTAGCGAGTCATCCAGTCGACCTCGCGGTCGTGGACCTGTCCCTTGGCGATGGCTACGGCGGCGACCTCCTCAGCGACTCGTTTGATACGCCAATGATTATTCTGACCGGTACCGGGGATGAAGAACACGCAGTATCTGTTATGCGAGATGGCGCGTTCGACTATGTCGTCAAAGACATTTGTCTAGAGTACTTGAAGCGCCTACCAGGTACGATCACGGCAGCAATCGCATCCCATCAACGCAGAAAAGCAGAGATGGCCCAGCGCGAAGAGATGAGTCACTTTGTCTCAACAGCGGCACACGATCTACGATCCCCACTCGCGGCGGTACAGCTCTGCCTGGAAATAGCGGCTGAACAGCTTCGAGAAGATCCCGCTGAAGCAGAGCAGGTTTTGACTCGCGGACGAAAGACGGTCGGCAAGATGGCAGACTTCCTTTCACGGCTTCTGGCCTACTGCGGGCTGAGTGAAGGCGATCTTAGTCGCGAGCCAGTGGCCCTCAACGAGATTGTGGCTGAGGTCCTCGAAGAACTTGTTCCGTTTGAGGGCCGGCGCCTCTCGCTGGGAGTGGGACCACTTCCAACTGTTCAAGGCGACCCGATACGCCTGCGTGAGGTCTTCCAAAACCTGCTGGAAAATGCGCTGAAATTCACTCCCGAACGCGATGCCAACATCAGCGTCTATTCAGAGGATCTCGGGAACGAATGGGAAATCTCTGTAAAGGACAACGGTCCGGGTATTGACCCCGAGATTGTAAAAGATGTGTTTCGGCCCATGGTGCGACGCAATTCCGAACATGCACCTGCGGGCTACGGGCTAGGGCTGGCCGTGTGCAAGCGAGTCGTCGAACTGCACCATGGGACGATTGATCTGGAATCCATCCTCGGCGAGGGAACGACATTTCGCATTCGTCTTCCCAAGAACTCGTAG
- the lpxB gene encoding lipid-A-disaccharide synthase, producing MTTLLISAGDASGDLHAAEFVRAFLSKHKTARILGLGGDEMRKAGVELVVHQRDLAVGGLIELSRSLPRIISAWRRLNRALVSAKPDLVVLIDSGGFNIPFAKRVRRHSDAKIFYFVAPQVWAWRPGRIAKLARRVDQMAVIFPFESKVYADSSLPVEFVGHPLGERLAKLAVESNRNTARKQLGCDGTEHIVSLYPGSRSNEIRNHLPVQLAACALLHARLPNVRFLLAAAPTVSRKAIGRWVVAANLPPSLRLDIFEGRSHEVMLASDVALAKPGTVTVELALLARPMVVVGRVDRLTALVLRRAVQVPFYAMPNLVAGREIVPEFLQEEARPEAIAKALAELMAGPSRERQLEHLAKVRDVLSSLGAARRASEIAGEMIAEPAA from the coding sequence ATGACGACGCTGCTGATCTCCGCGGGTGACGCCTCCGGTGATCTACACGCAGCCGAATTCGTGCGCGCCTTTCTGTCCAAACACAAAACTGCCCGGATTCTCGGACTCGGCGGCGACGAGATGCGCAAAGCCGGAGTCGAGTTGGTGGTCCATCAACGAGACCTGGCGGTTGGAGGTCTGATCGAACTCTCGCGGAGTCTTCCGCGCATCATCTCCGCCTGGCGCAGACTCAATCGAGCGCTCGTGAGCGCCAAGCCCGACCTGGTGGTGTTGATCGATTCGGGTGGTTTCAATATTCCCTTTGCCAAGCGGGTGCGGCGGCACAGCGACGCAAAAATCTTTTACTTCGTTGCGCCTCAAGTCTGGGCCTGGCGTCCAGGTCGCATTGCGAAGCTGGCCCGACGTGTAGACCAGATGGCCGTGATCTTTCCTTTCGAATCGAAGGTCTATGCCGATTCGAGTCTTCCGGTGGAGTTTGTCGGGCATCCCCTGGGTGAAAGGCTCGCAAAGCTCGCGGTCGAGTCGAATCGCAACACAGCTCGCAAGCAGCTGGGATGCGACGGAACCGAGCACATCGTCTCGCTCTATCCGGGCAGCCGCAGCAATGAAATTCGCAATCACTTGCCCGTGCAACTCGCAGCCTGCGCTCTGCTCCACGCCCGTCTTCCCAACGTGCGGTTTCTGCTCGCCGCCGCGCCGACGGTGTCCCGCAAAGCGATCGGTCGCTGGGTGGTGGCGGCGAACCTGCCTCCAAGTCTCCGGTTGGACATTTTCGAAGGTCGATCTCACGAAGTGATGCTGGCTTCGGACGTGGCGCTGGCGAAACCCGGCACGGTGACCGTCGAGCTGGCGTTGCTCGCCCGACCGATGGTGGTCGTGGGCCGAGTCGATCGTTTGACCGCGCTGGTGCTGCGCCGCGCGGTCCAGGTTCCCTTTTACGCAATGCCCAATTTGGTTGCGGGTCGCGAGATTGTCCCTGAGTTTCTCCAGGAAGAAGCACGACCTGAAGCGATTGCAAAGGCGCTGGCAGAACTGATGGCCGGTCCCTCCCGGGAGCGTCAGCTCGAGCATCTGGCCAAGGTTCGAGACGTGCTGTCTTCATTGGGCGCCGCCCGACGCGCAAGTGAAATTGCTGGAGAGATGATTGCCGAACCTGCGGCATAG
- the lpxK gene encoding tetraacyldisaccharide 4'-kinase, which yields MNWPWRETEPEGVPLRAVLFPVAILSWGYGLLAFADRTRYLRGWKKRRRVDARVISVGSLVVGGSGKTPMASWLAERLHRRGHKVALLSRGYGGRPGGRPLGGHAEQSVTVVSDGQHVLTGPERTGDEPFMLAGQAAGVPVVVSQDRGVAALRAISAYGADVLILDDGFQHYRLQRDLDLVIFDAEFGAGNGHLLPRGPLRESLRGLQRADAIGEVDGALPEAITRAISRHAPEAFRFRAQRRPVSLRNLDATAVVSPDVLRGMKVGIIAGIARPESLRQTLCALGAEIVAERMFRDHHRYREQNFRGLTEQASVWITTEKDAVKMLPGWTAGVDLRVLAVRIAVAEDDALIDWIESRLDLGGAGRQSLLDD from the coding sequence GTGAATTGGCCGTGGCGCGAAACCGAGCCCGAGGGAGTGCCATTGCGCGCGGTGCTGTTTCCCGTCGCCATATTGTCCTGGGGCTACGGTCTGCTGGCATTCGCAGATCGCACTCGCTATTTGCGCGGCTGGAAGAAGCGTCGCCGAGTTGATGCCCGGGTGATCAGTGTGGGTAGTCTGGTGGTCGGCGGTTCCGGTAAGACGCCCATGGCGTCCTGGCTTGCCGAACGGCTCCACCGTCGGGGTCATAAGGTTGCGTTGCTGAGTCGTGGCTACGGCGGAAGACCAGGCGGAAGACCTTTGGGAGGGCACGCCGAGCAGTCGGTCACGGTCGTATCCGACGGCCAACACGTTCTCACCGGACCGGAGCGTACCGGCGACGAACCGTTCATGTTGGCAGGCCAGGCTGCGGGGGTTCCCGTGGTCGTGTCGCAGGATCGGGGGGTCGCCGCACTGCGCGCGATCAGCGCCTACGGCGCAGATGTGCTGATCCTCGACGATGGTTTCCAGCACTACCGACTGCAGCGGGATCTTGACCTGGTGATCTTCGACGCAGAGTTCGGGGCGGGCAATGGTCACTTGCTGCCGCGAGGGCCGCTTCGCGAGTCGCTCCGCGGCTTGCAGCGCGCCGATGCGATCGGTGAAGTAGACGGTGCACTGCCCGAGGCAATCACCCGGGCAATCTCTCGCCATGCACCCGAAGCATTTCGCTTTCGCGCCCAGCGAAGGCCGGTTTCTCTGCGCAATCTAGACGCGACAGCCGTTGTGTCGCCGGACGTCCTTCGGGGCATGAAGGTGGGCATCATCGCGGGCATCGCCCGCCCCGAATCCCTGCGTCAAACGCTTTGCGCCCTGGGTGCGGAGATCGTCGCGGAGCGGATGTTTCGCGATCACCACCGTTACCGCGAGCAGAATTTTCGCGGCTTGACCGAGCAGGCGTCGGTGTGGATTACAACGGAGAAGGATGCGGTCAAGATGCTTCCCGGCTGGACTGCGGGGGTTGATCTTCGCGTGCTCGCGGTGCGAATTGCCGTTGCAGAAGATGACGCCCTGATCGATTGGATCGAATCGCGGCTGGATCTCGGCGGTGCAGGCCGCCAATCGTTGCTCGACGATTAG
- a CDS encoding ABC transporter substrate-binding protein, giving the protein MHLWPGYAHAYIAQEKGFFKEEGVEVELNLIEGVEDNLEHFREGNADAAFGLQSDAMLLSAQGIPLHIMYVADFSNGGDVIISKLEITTIRGLKGRRVSVDKLNGFNHIFLVELLRLNGLTEDDVTVVPVPASKVLAALDTGKIDAGQTWEPYQSQALAKGYRLLASTRDAPGIVTDVLMSDSDLFARRPEDVRKIVKCLFRALRFRTTNENEAYAIMSKAFKMSPGSLKKTIQGNIFPGLAENNRAFEKTEDSTSLFRTGRIISDFFLVKGVIQHPVDLNKLHSREALL; this is encoded by the coding sequence ATGCACCTGTGGCCCGGATATGCCCATGCCTACATCGCCCAGGAGAAGGGCTTCTTCAAGGAAGAAGGAGTCGAAGTCGAACTCAATTTGATCGAGGGAGTCGAAGACAACCTGGAACACTTTCGAGAAGGCAATGCGGACGCGGCCTTTGGCTTGCAATCCGACGCAATGCTCCTTTCCGCACAGGGAATCCCGCTGCACATCATGTATGTCGCCGATTTCTCAAACGGCGGAGATGTGATCATCAGCAAGTTGGAAATCACGACAATTCGCGGACTCAAAGGCAGGAGAGTCAGTGTCGACAAACTAAACGGCTTCAACCACATCTTCCTCGTCGAACTCCTGCGGTTGAACGGACTGACGGAGGACGATGTAACCGTTGTCCCTGTGCCCGCCAGTAAAGTACTGGCGGCACTGGATACGGGCAAGATCGATGCTGGGCAAACTTGGGAACCCTATCAATCTCAGGCGCTGGCAAAGGGTTACAGGCTCTTGGCAAGCACAAGAGACGCTCCGGGAATCGTCACTGACGTCTTGATGTCCGATTCGGACCTTTTCGCGAGACGACCCGAGGATGTACGCAAGATCGTGAAATGTCTGTTTCGTGCGCTCAGGTTTCGCACCACAAACGAGAATGAAGCCTACGCGATCATGTCCAAGGCCTTCAAGATGTCACCAGGAAGTCTGAAGAAAACGATTCAGGGCAATATCTTCCCTGGTCTTGCCGAGAACAACAGGGCATTTGAGAAAACTGAAGACTCGACCTCGTTGTTTCGCACCGGCAGGATCATCTCCGACTTTTTTCTCGTGAAGGGAGTCATCCAGCACCCTGTCGATCTCAACAAGCTGCACAGCCGAGAGGCTCTCCTATGA